CTTTATCCATGTGGATGTAATGGATGGTCATTTTGTTCCCAATATTACCTTGGGTCCTTCTTTTGTGAAAGCCCTTAGACCTTTTAGTGATAAACCATTTGACGTTCATCTCATGATTTCTCCTGTGGATTTCTATATTGAAGACTTCGCTAAATCAGGGGCAGATATTATTACAGTCCATCCTGAGGCAGGTCCCCATATTCATCGTACTCTTAACTTCATTCGTTCTTTAGGGAAAAAGGCTGGTTTAGCCTTGAATCCGGGGACTCCTCCAGATGTCATTGATTGCGTGATTGAGAGTGTTGATTTGATCTTGGTTATGACTGTTAACCCAGGATTTGGCGGACAAAAATTCATTCCCAGCATGTTAGAAAAGATAAAACGTGTGCGTGATAAAATTGGGTCAAGATCAATAGACCTTGAAGTAGATGGCGGTATTGATAGTGAGACTGCAAAAAAAGTAACTGAATGTGGAGCAAACGTTCTTGTTGCTGGGACGGCTATTTTTAAAAATGCAGACTATGGAAAAAATATAAGTCTTTTGCGCCAAGCAGGAATAATCCATGAGAATTAAAACTCATATTTTTGTGTTTATGATGAGTACGGTTTTCAATGTCGTCCTGGCTAAGGAAGTCAATATCACAATTATAAATAACGGAATTGATATAGACCAATATATTGAACCCCATGCTTATATCAAAAATAAACAAGGCGTTGTCCCTTCCGCGCTTTTTCTTTTACCGCGCCAAGGAAGTGTCGAAAAGAAATCAATGGATCAAGAGGCTCTTCTCGTCATATTTGGGGATCCACGTTATTGGGTGGCTTCTTTTAAAGGAGTGAAAATAGGACAAGAAAATAAAGGTGTCCAAGAGTTTTTTATCTGTTCATATAGTCCCACTAAGACACAGAATATTCATACAATGGAGATTACTGTGAATGCCAAAAACTGTACTTTAGAAGTGCATTAGCCTTTTAAATACCGTTCAAATCTTTGATAAATCTTAGAAAAACCTATGACAAATGCTCCATTACCGAGAACATTGGCCGAAGTAATGATAGGGTCAAAAATCACATAAAGCGTCGTGACGAGAGAGCTCATGGATGAAGAGAGCCCTAAATGCTGTTCAAGAAGAGGGACAAGCACGAGAACGCCACCGCCGGGCACTGCAGCGACAGAAAATTTGGCAAGAACAACGTAGGCAGCAAAGATCAAAAAAGTGC
The sequence above is drawn from the Candidatus Nucleicultrix amoebiphila FS5 genome and encodes:
- the rpe gene encoding ribulose-phosphate 3-epimerase gives rise to the protein MTKKTLKIAPSILSADFARLGDEVQAITKAGADFIHVDVMDGHFVPNITLGPSFVKALRPFSDKPFDVHLMISPVDFYIEDFAKSGADIITVHPEAGPHIHRTLNFIRSLGKKAGLALNPGTPPDVIDCVIESVDLILVMTVNPGFGGQKFIPSMLEKIKRVRDKIGSRSIDLEVDGGIDSETAKKVTECGANVLVAGTAIFKNADYGKNISLLRQAGIIHEN